The following coding sequences lie in one Streptomyces xiamenensis genomic window:
- a CDS encoding DUF503 domain-containing protein has product MYTGTLSFDLLLGDVHSLKQKRSVVRPIVAELQRKYAVSAAEVGDQNLHRRAEIGLAAVSGDHGHLSGLLDDCERLVAARPEVELLSVRRRIHGEHDE; this is encoded by the coding sequence ATGTATACCGGGACGTTGTCGTTCGACCTGCTGCTGGGGGACGTGCATTCCCTCAAGCAGAAGCGCTCCGTGGTCCGGCCCATCGTGGCGGAGCTGCAGCGCAAGTACGCGGTCAGCGCCGCCGAGGTCGGTGACCAGAACCTCCACCGCCGGGCCGAGATCGGCCTGGCCGCGGTCTCCGGGGACCACGGGCATCTGTCCGGACTCCTCGACGACTGCGAGCGGCTGGTGGCCGCCCGCCCCGAGGTGGAACTGCTGTCCGTACGGCGGCGGATCCACGGCGAGCACGACGAATAG
- the truB gene encoding tRNA pseudouridine(55) synthase TruB, which yields MSKASGGPDGIVVVDKPAGHTSHDVVAQMRGIARTRRVGHAGTLDPMATGVLVLGLGQATKLLGHLALTEKEYLGVIRLGQTTVTDDAEGEITGTAGAPAVDRAALDAAVAALTGDILQVPASVSAIKVDGKRSYKRVREGEEVELPARPVTVRSFDVHHVSTTEAPDGTPVTDVTVGVVCSSGTYIRALARDVGAALGTGGHLTALRRTRVGPYGLGGPGGARTLDALRAELRVLPLDEAAAAAFPRWDVDERRARLIGNGVRIAAPQLPPGPVAVFGPQRHLVALVERVGEGDARAKSLAVFAAPAQAPSPS from the coding sequence ATGAGCAAAGCCAGCGGCGGCCCGGACGGGATCGTCGTCGTCGACAAGCCCGCCGGGCACACCTCGCACGACGTGGTGGCGCAGATGCGCGGCATCGCCCGCACCCGCCGCGTCGGGCACGCCGGGACCCTGGACCCGATGGCCACCGGGGTCCTGGTGCTGGGCCTTGGCCAGGCCACCAAGCTGCTGGGACACCTGGCGCTCACGGAGAAGGAGTACCTGGGCGTCATCCGGCTCGGCCAGACCACGGTCACCGATGACGCGGAGGGCGAGATCACCGGCACGGCGGGCGCGCCCGCCGTCGACCGGGCCGCCCTGGACGCCGCGGTGGCGGCGCTGACCGGCGACATCCTCCAGGTCCCGGCCAGCGTCAGCGCCATCAAGGTCGACGGCAAGCGGTCCTACAAGCGGGTACGGGAGGGCGAGGAGGTCGAACTCCCGGCCCGGCCCGTGACGGTGCGGTCCTTCGACGTGCACCACGTGAGCACGACGGAGGCGCCGGACGGCACCCCCGTCACCGACGTGACCGTGGGCGTGGTCTGTTCCTCCGGCACCTACATCCGGGCGCTCGCCCGCGATGTGGGCGCGGCCCTGGGCACCGGCGGGCACCTGACCGCGCTCCGCCGCACCCGCGTCGGCCCGTACGGGCTCGGCGGACCCGGCGGTGCCCGTACGCTCGACGCGCTCCGCGCCGAACTGCGCGTGCTGCCGCTGGACGAGGCCGCGGCGGCGGCGTTCCCGCGCTGGGACGTGGACGAACGCCGGGCCCGCCTGATCGGCAACGGCGTACGGATCGCGGCCCCGCAGCTGCCGCCCGGTCCGGTGGCGGTGTTCGGCCCGCAGCGGCACCTGGTCGCACTGGTCGAGCGGGTCGGCGAAGGGGACGCGCGGGCGAAGAGCCTGGCGGTCTTCGCCGCACCGGCGCAGGCACCGTCCCCGTCGTGA
- the rbfA gene encoding 30S ribosome-binding factor RbfA, whose protein sequence is MADKARAKRLADLIREVIAQKLQRGIKDPRLGTRVTITDTRVTGDLREATVFYTVYGDESDREEVAAGLNSAKGMLRSAVGAAAGVKHTPSLEFVPDALPETARNLEHLFDQARERDEEVRRTSAGAQYAGEADPYREEGERAEDDANAADEAGTEDGAGPGSTDSTEGRTDR, encoded by the coding sequence GTGGCCGACAAGGCGCGGGCGAAGAGGCTGGCGGACCTCATCCGCGAGGTGATCGCCCAGAAACTGCAGCGGGGCATCAAGGACCCGAGGCTGGGGACGAGGGTCACCATCACCGACACCCGGGTGACCGGCGACCTGCGGGAAGCGACCGTCTTCTACACGGTGTACGGGGACGAGAGCGACCGTGAGGAGGTCGCCGCCGGACTGAACAGCGCCAAGGGCATGCTGCGCTCGGCGGTGGGCGCGGCGGCCGGGGTCAAGCACACCCCGAGCCTGGAGTTCGTCCCCGACGCGCTGCCGGAGACCGCCCGCAACCTTGAGCACCTGTTCGATCAGGCGCGGGAGCGGGACGAGGAGGTGCGCCGTACCTCCGCCGGTGCCCAGTACGCGGGGGAGGCCGACCCGTACCGGGAGGAGGGCGAGCGCGCCGAGGACGACGCGAACGCCGCGGATGAGGCGGGCACCGAGGACGGTGCGGGCCCGGGCAGCACGGACAGCACCGAGGGCCGTACCGACCGATGA